A genomic window from Salvia miltiorrhiza cultivar Shanhuang (shh) chromosome 5, IMPLAD_Smil_shh, whole genome shotgun sequence includes:
- the LOC131024593 gene encoding phosphomevalonate kinase, peroxisomal isoform X1, which translates to MAVVASAPGKVLMTGGYLVLEKPNAGIVLSTNARFYAIVKPLNEEAKPNSWAWSWTDVKLTSPQMGREIMYKLSLKTLQLQSVSSSDTRNPFVEYALQYVVAAACATFDQPKKDELQKLLLLGLDITILGCNEFYSYRNQIEARGLPLTSESLASLPPFTSIAFNEEESSGQKSKPEVAKTGLGSSAAMTTAVVAALLHYLGVVSLPSEFSGPLEGDKVSADLDVVHVIAQTAHCIAQGKVGSGFDVSSAVYGSQRYVRFSPEVLSSAQDAGRGISIEEAIGNVLKANWDHERTKFSLPPMMTLLLGEPGTGGSSTPSMVGAVKKWQKSDPQNSLETWKKLSEANSTLEMHLKTLSKLAEINFDDYKSTIIKCSTLTSEKWRDEALEPNQIEVIKALLGARDAILGIRCNMRKMGEAAGIPIEPESQTQLLDTTMNMEGVLLAGVPGAGGFDAVFAVTLGESSSNVVKVWSSLNVLALLVREDPRGVFLESNDPRTTEITGAVSSIRIE; encoded by the exons atggcAGT GGTTGCTTCTGCTCCGGGCAAGGTTTTAATGACCGGGGGCTACCTTGTGTTGGAGAAGCCTAATGCTGGGATTGTACTGAGTACAAATGCCCGCTTTTATGCAATTGTAAAGCCACTAAATGAGGAAGCTAAACCCAACAGTTGGGCATGG TCATGGACAGATGTGAAACTGACTTCACCTCAGATGGGAAGAGAAATTATGTACAAATTGTCACTTAAGACTCTACAGCTACAGAGTGTGTCTTCTAG TGATACCAGGAATCCATTTGTTGAATATGCACTTCAATATGTTGTAGCAGCAGCTTGTGCCACATTTGACCAACCTAAGAAAGATGAGTTGCAAAAACTTCTGTTGCTAG GTCTTGACATTACTATATTAGGTTGCAATGAGTTCTATTCATATAGGAATCAG ATTGAAGCACGTGGCTTGCCATTGACCTCAGAATCTTTGGCTTCACTTCCTCCTTTTACTTCAATTGCATTCAATGAGGAAGAATCAAGTGGACAAAAGAGCAAGCCGGAAGTTGCCAAAACTGGGTTGGGCTCATCAGCAGCTATGACAACTGCTGTTGTTGCTGCTTTACTTCATTACCTTGGAGTTGTCAGTCTTCCTTCAGAGTTCAGTGGTCCTCTTGAAGGGGATAAAGTTTCTGCAGACCTGGATGTTGTGCATGTCATCGCTCAAACTGCTCACTGTATAGCACAGGGTAAAGTTGGTAGTGGTTTTGACGTGAGCTCTGCTGTTTATGGTAGTCAGCGGTATGTCAGATTTTCACCCGAAGTACTTTCTTCTGCTCAG GATGCTGGTCGAGGGATTTCAATTGAAGAGGCCATAGGCAATGTGCTAAAAGCCAATTGGGATCATGAGAGGACTAAATTTTCGTTGCCCCCAATGATGACTTTA TTACTTGGAGAACCAGGAACTGGTGGATCATCAACGCCATCAATGGTTGGTGCCGTAAAGAAGTGGCAAAAGTCTGACCCTCAAAACTCCCTTGAAACATGGAAAAAGTTGTCAGAAGCTAATTCTACTCTTGAGATGCACCTCAAAACCTTAAGCAAATTGGCAGAAATAAACTTTGATGATTATAAATCTACCATTATCAAATGCAGCACTCTCACATCCGAAAAG TGGAGAGATGAAGCTCTTGAACCAAATCAAATAGAAGTTATTAAAGCATTACTAGGAGCTAGAGATGCCATACTTGGAATCAGGTGTAACATGCGCAAGATGGGCGAGGCTGCTGGGATTCCC ATTGAACCCGAATCACAAACTCAACTGCTAGATACAACGATGAACATGGAAGGAGTTCTGCTGGCTGGTGTTCCGGGTGCAGGTGGCTTCGATGCAGTCTTTGCTGTGACCTTGGGGGAGTCGAGCAGCAACGTGGTCAAAGTTTGGAGTTCCCTCAACGTACTCGCCTTGCTAGTAAGAGAGGATCCTCGCGGAGTTTTTTTAGAAAGCAACGACCCTCGAACAACAGAAATTACTGGTGCGGTTTCTTCCATTCGTATTGAATGA
- the LOC131024593 gene encoding phosphomevalonate kinase, peroxisomal isoform X2, translating to MTGGYLVLEKPNAGIVLSTNARFYAIVKPLNEEAKPNSWAWSWTDVKLTSPQMGREIMYKLSLKTLQLQSVSSSDTRNPFVEYALQYVVAAACATFDQPKKDELQKLLLLGLDITILGCNEFYSYRNQIEARGLPLTSESLASLPPFTSIAFNEEESSGQKSKPEVAKTGLGSSAAMTTAVVAALLHYLGVVSLPSEFSGPLEGDKVSADLDVVHVIAQTAHCIAQGKVGSGFDVSSAVYGSQRYVRFSPEVLSSAQDAGRGISIEEAIGNVLKANWDHERTKFSLPPMMTLLLGEPGTGGSSTPSMVGAVKKWQKSDPQNSLETWKKLSEANSTLEMHLKTLSKLAEINFDDYKSTIIKCSTLTSEKWRDEALEPNQIEVIKALLGARDAILGIRCNMRKMGEAAGIPIEPESQTQLLDTTMNMEGVLLAGVPGAGGFDAVFAVTLGESSSNVVKVWSSLNVLALLVREDPRGVFLESNDPRTTEITGAVSSIRIE from the exons ATGACCGGGGGCTACCTTGTGTTGGAGAAGCCTAATGCTGGGATTGTACTGAGTACAAATGCCCGCTTTTATGCAATTGTAAAGCCACTAAATGAGGAAGCTAAACCCAACAGTTGGGCATGG TCATGGACAGATGTGAAACTGACTTCACCTCAGATGGGAAGAGAAATTATGTACAAATTGTCACTTAAGACTCTACAGCTACAGAGTGTGTCTTCTAG TGATACCAGGAATCCATTTGTTGAATATGCACTTCAATATGTTGTAGCAGCAGCTTGTGCCACATTTGACCAACCTAAGAAAGATGAGTTGCAAAAACTTCTGTTGCTAG GTCTTGACATTACTATATTAGGTTGCAATGAGTTCTATTCATATAGGAATCAG ATTGAAGCACGTGGCTTGCCATTGACCTCAGAATCTTTGGCTTCACTTCCTCCTTTTACTTCAATTGCATTCAATGAGGAAGAATCAAGTGGACAAAAGAGCAAGCCGGAAGTTGCCAAAACTGGGTTGGGCTCATCAGCAGCTATGACAACTGCTGTTGTTGCTGCTTTACTTCATTACCTTGGAGTTGTCAGTCTTCCTTCAGAGTTCAGTGGTCCTCTTGAAGGGGATAAAGTTTCTGCAGACCTGGATGTTGTGCATGTCATCGCTCAAACTGCTCACTGTATAGCACAGGGTAAAGTTGGTAGTGGTTTTGACGTGAGCTCTGCTGTTTATGGTAGTCAGCGGTATGTCAGATTTTCACCCGAAGTACTTTCTTCTGCTCAG GATGCTGGTCGAGGGATTTCAATTGAAGAGGCCATAGGCAATGTGCTAAAAGCCAATTGGGATCATGAGAGGACTAAATTTTCGTTGCCCCCAATGATGACTTTA TTACTTGGAGAACCAGGAACTGGTGGATCATCAACGCCATCAATGGTTGGTGCCGTAAAGAAGTGGCAAAAGTCTGACCCTCAAAACTCCCTTGAAACATGGAAAAAGTTGTCAGAAGCTAATTCTACTCTTGAGATGCACCTCAAAACCTTAAGCAAATTGGCAGAAATAAACTTTGATGATTATAAATCTACCATTATCAAATGCAGCACTCTCACATCCGAAAAG TGGAGAGATGAAGCTCTTGAACCAAATCAAATAGAAGTTATTAAAGCATTACTAGGAGCTAGAGATGCCATACTTGGAATCAGGTGTAACATGCGCAAGATGGGCGAGGCTGCTGGGATTCCC ATTGAACCCGAATCACAAACTCAACTGCTAGATACAACGATGAACATGGAAGGAGTTCTGCTGGCTGGTGTTCCGGGTGCAGGTGGCTTCGATGCAGTCTTTGCTGTGACCTTGGGGGAGTCGAGCAGCAACGTGGTCAAAGTTTGGAGTTCCCTCAACGTACTCGCCTTGCTAGTAAGAGAGGATCCTCGCGGAGTTTTTTTAGAAAGCAACGACCCTCGAACAACAGAAATTACTGGTGCGGTTTCTTCCATTCGTATTGAATGA